A window from Manis javanica isolate MJ-LG chromosome 10, MJ_LKY, whole genome shotgun sequence encodes these proteins:
- the TMEM184A gene encoding transmembrane protein 184A isoform X1, which translates to MPLLPSWAWQPAADPEGATREMTNASGLLGTASALLVSATWPQPSPPPAMPPGPQMDHVGNGSQGTSRLFLTTTLARSISGIFVWTALVLTCHQIYLHLRSYTVPSEQRYIIRLLFIVPIYAFDSWLSLLLLGGHQHYVYFDSVRDCYEAFVIYSFLSLCFQYLGGESAIMAEIRGKPIQSSCFYSTCCLRGRSYSIGFLRFCKQATLQFCVVKPAMALVTIILQAFGKYHDGDFNIHSGYLYVTLIYNISVSLALYALFLFYFATRELLQPFEPILKFLTIKAIIFLSFWQGMLMAILERCGVIPEVQVIDGSKVGAGTLAAGYQNFIVCIEMLFASIALRYAFTCQVYSEKKENSPAPTGPMHSISSGLKETMSPQDIVQDAIHNFSPAYQHYTQQATHEAPVPSPNASVASTSGRGRKSRHLEKRMLIPGEEP; encoded by the exons ATGCCCCTGCTGCCCTCCTGGGCCTGGCAGCCTGCGGCAGACCCTGAGGGAGCCACCAGGGAG ATGACTAATGCCTCAGGGCTCCTGGGAACAGCCAGCGCCCTGCTGGTATCAGCAACCTGGCCTCAGCCTAGCCCCCCACCAGCCATGCCCCCTGGGCCACAGATGGACCACGTGGGGAACGGCTCTCAGGGCACCTCCCGGCTCTTCCTCACCACCACGCTGGCACGCAGCATCTCAGGCATCTTTGTGTGGACTGCCCTGGTGCTCACCTGCCACCAG ATCTACCTGCACCTGCGCTCCTACACCGTCCCCAGTGAGCAACGTTACATCATCCGCCTGCTCTTCATTGTGCCCATCTATGCCTTCGACTCCTGGCTCAGCCTCCTGCTCCTCGGGGGCCACCAGCACTACGTCTACTTTGACTCTGTGCGGGACTGCTATGAAG CCTTTGTCATTTACAGCttcctgagcctctgtttccagTACCTGGGGGGTGAGAGTGCCATCATGGCTGAAATCCGGGGAAAGCCCATACA GTCCAGCTGCTTCTACAGCACCTGCTGCCTGCGAGGCAGGTCCTACTCCATCGGCTTCCTACGCTTCTGCAAGCAG GCCACACTGCAGTTCTGCGTTGTGAAGCCCGCCATGGCCTTGGTCACCATCATCCTGCAGGCATTTGGCAAATACCACGATGGGGACTTCAA CATCCACAGCGGCTACCTGTACGTCACCCTCATCTACAACATCTCAGTCAGCCTGGCCCTCTATGCCCTGTTCCTTTTCTACTTTGCCACCAGGGAGCTCCTGCAGCCCTTTGAGCCCATCCTCAAGTTCCTCACCATCAAGGCCATCATCTTCCTCTCCTTCTGGCAGG GGATGCTGATGGCCATCCTGGAGAGGTGTGGGGTCATCCCCGAGGTCCAGGTCATCGATGGAAGCAAGGTGGGAGCTGGCACACTGGCCGCTGGCTACCAGAACTTCATCGTCTGCATTGAGATGCTCTTTGCCTCCATTGCCCTGCGCTATGCCTTCACCTGCCAGGTGTactcagagaagaaagagaactCCCCAG CCCCCACAGGCCCCATGCACAGCATCTCCAGCGGCCTCAAGGAAACCATGAGCCCCCAGGACATTGTGCAGGATGCCATCCACAACTTCTCACCTGCCTACCAGCACTACACGCAGCAGGCCACACACGAGGCCCCCGTGCCCAGCCCCAACGCCAGCGTGGCCAGCACCTCTGGTAGGGGCAGGAAGAGCCGCCACCTGGAGAAAAGGATGCTGATTCCTGGGGAGGAGCCGTAG
- the PSMG3 gene encoding proteasome assembly chaperone 3 isoform X2: MEGKPLVTSKQKTAEVCGVPTQVVCTAFSSHVLVVVTQFGKMGTLVALEPTSVAGDISKPILTTRVLLGQDEPLIHVFAKNLVTSVSQEAGNKAILLAMAVKDRSMEVLKALKEVIQACQVW; the protein is encoded by the exons ATGGAAGGGAAACCCTTGGTGACATCAAAGCAGAAGACTGCCGAGGTGTGTGGGGTCCCCACCCAGGTGGTCTGCACAGCGTTCAGCAGTCACGTCCTAGTGGTGGTGACCCAGTTCGGGAAGATGGGTACCCTAGTCGCCTTGGAACCCACCAGTGTGGCCGGTGACATCAGCAAGCCCATACTCACCACCAGAGTCCTTCTGGGACAGGATGAG CCTCTCATCCATGTCTTTGCAAAGAACCTGGTGACGTCTGTGTCTCAAGAAGCCGGAAACAAAGCCATCCTCCTTGCTATGGCTGTGAAGGACAGAAGCATGGAGGTGCTGAAGGCCTTGAAGGAGGTGATCCAGGCGTGCCAGGTGTGGTGA
- the TMEM184A gene encoding transmembrane protein 184A isoform X4 — protein MPLLPSWAWQPAADPEGATREMTNASGLLGTASALLVSATWPQPSPPPAMPPGPQMDHVGNGSQGTSRLFLTTTLARSISGIFVWTALVLTCHQIYLHLRSYTVPSEQRYIIRLLFIVPIYAFDSWLSLLLLGGHQHYVYFDSVRDCYEAFVIYSFLSLCFQYLGGESAIMAEIRGKPIQSSCFYSTCCLRGRSYSIGFLRFCKQATLQFCVVKPAMALVTIILQAFGKYHDGDFKELLQPFEPILKFLTIKAIIFLSFWQGMLMAILERCGVIPEVQVIDGSKVGAGTLAAGYQNFIVCIEMLFASIALRYAFTCQVYSEKKENSPAPTGPMHSISSGLKETMSPQDIVQDAIHNFSPAYQHYTQQATHEAPVPSPNASVASTSGRGRKSRHLEKRMLIPGEEP, from the exons ATGCCCCTGCTGCCCTCCTGGGCCTGGCAGCCTGCGGCAGACCCTGAGGGAGCCACCAGGGAG ATGACTAATGCCTCAGGGCTCCTGGGAACAGCCAGCGCCCTGCTGGTATCAGCAACCTGGCCTCAGCCTAGCCCCCCACCAGCCATGCCCCCTGGGCCACAGATGGACCACGTGGGGAACGGCTCTCAGGGCACCTCCCGGCTCTTCCTCACCACCACGCTGGCACGCAGCATCTCAGGCATCTTTGTGTGGACTGCCCTGGTGCTCACCTGCCACCAG ATCTACCTGCACCTGCGCTCCTACACCGTCCCCAGTGAGCAACGTTACATCATCCGCCTGCTCTTCATTGTGCCCATCTATGCCTTCGACTCCTGGCTCAGCCTCCTGCTCCTCGGGGGCCACCAGCACTACGTCTACTTTGACTCTGTGCGGGACTGCTATGAAG CCTTTGTCATTTACAGCttcctgagcctctgtttccagTACCTGGGGGGTGAGAGTGCCATCATGGCTGAAATCCGGGGAAAGCCCATACA GTCCAGCTGCTTCTACAGCACCTGCTGCCTGCGAGGCAGGTCCTACTCCATCGGCTTCCTACGCTTCTGCAAGCAG GCCACACTGCAGTTCTGCGTTGTGAAGCCCGCCATGGCCTTGGTCACCATCATCCTGCAGGCATTTGGCAAATACCACGATGGGGACTTCAA GGAGCTCCTGCAGCCCTTTGAGCCCATCCTCAAGTTCCTCACCATCAAGGCCATCATCTTCCTCTCCTTCTGGCAGG GGATGCTGATGGCCATCCTGGAGAGGTGTGGGGTCATCCCCGAGGTCCAGGTCATCGATGGAAGCAAGGTGGGAGCTGGCACACTGGCCGCTGGCTACCAGAACTTCATCGTCTGCATTGAGATGCTCTTTGCCTCCATTGCCCTGCGCTATGCCTTCACCTGCCAGGTGTactcagagaagaaagagaactCCCCAG CCCCCACAGGCCCCATGCACAGCATCTCCAGCGGCCTCAAGGAAACCATGAGCCCCCAGGACATTGTGCAGGATGCCATCCACAACTTCTCACCTGCCTACCAGCACTACACGCAGCAGGCCACACACGAGGCCCCCGTGCCCAGCCCCAACGCCAGCGTGGCCAGCACCTCTGGTAGGGGCAGGAAGAGCCGCCACCTGGAGAAAAGGATGCTGATTCCTGGGGAGGAGCCGTAG
- the TMEM184A gene encoding transmembrane protein 184A isoform X3 has translation MTNASGLLGTASALLVSATWPQPSPPPAMPPGPQMDHVGNGSQGTSRLFLTTTLARSISGIFVWTALVLTCHQIYLHLRSYTVPSEQRYIIRLLFIVPIYAFDSWLSLLLLGGHQHYVYFDSVRDCYEAFVIYSFLSLCFQYLGGESAIMAEIRGKPIQSSCFYSTCCLRGRSYSIGFLRFCKQATLQFCVVKPAMALVTIILQAFGKYHDGDFNIHSGYLYVTLIYNISVSLALYALFLFYFATRELLQPFEPILKFLTIKAIIFLSFWQGMLMAILERCGVIPEVQVIDGSKVGAGTLAAGYQNFIVCIEMLFASIALRYAFTCQVYSEKKENSPAPTGPMHSISSGLKETMSPQDIVQDAIHNFSPAYQHYTQQATHEAPVPSPNASVASTSGRGRKSRHLEKRMLIPGEEP, from the exons ATGACTAATGCCTCAGGGCTCCTGGGAACAGCCAGCGCCCTGCTGGTATCAGCAACCTGGCCTCAGCCTAGCCCCCCACCAGCCATGCCCCCTGGGCCACAGATGGACCACGTGGGGAACGGCTCTCAGGGCACCTCCCGGCTCTTCCTCACCACCACGCTGGCACGCAGCATCTCAGGCATCTTTGTGTGGACTGCCCTGGTGCTCACCTGCCACCAG ATCTACCTGCACCTGCGCTCCTACACCGTCCCCAGTGAGCAACGTTACATCATCCGCCTGCTCTTCATTGTGCCCATCTATGCCTTCGACTCCTGGCTCAGCCTCCTGCTCCTCGGGGGCCACCAGCACTACGTCTACTTTGACTCTGTGCGGGACTGCTATGAAG CCTTTGTCATTTACAGCttcctgagcctctgtttccagTACCTGGGGGGTGAGAGTGCCATCATGGCTGAAATCCGGGGAAAGCCCATACA GTCCAGCTGCTTCTACAGCACCTGCTGCCTGCGAGGCAGGTCCTACTCCATCGGCTTCCTACGCTTCTGCAAGCAG GCCACACTGCAGTTCTGCGTTGTGAAGCCCGCCATGGCCTTGGTCACCATCATCCTGCAGGCATTTGGCAAATACCACGATGGGGACTTCAA CATCCACAGCGGCTACCTGTACGTCACCCTCATCTACAACATCTCAGTCAGCCTGGCCCTCTATGCCCTGTTCCTTTTCTACTTTGCCACCAGGGAGCTCCTGCAGCCCTTTGAGCCCATCCTCAAGTTCCTCACCATCAAGGCCATCATCTTCCTCTCCTTCTGGCAGG GGATGCTGATGGCCATCCTGGAGAGGTGTGGGGTCATCCCCGAGGTCCAGGTCATCGATGGAAGCAAGGTGGGAGCTGGCACACTGGCCGCTGGCTACCAGAACTTCATCGTCTGCATTGAGATGCTCTTTGCCTCCATTGCCCTGCGCTATGCCTTCACCTGCCAGGTGTactcagagaagaaagagaactCCCCAG CCCCCACAGGCCCCATGCACAGCATCTCCAGCGGCCTCAAGGAAACCATGAGCCCCCAGGACATTGTGCAGGATGCCATCCACAACTTCTCACCTGCCTACCAGCACTACACGCAGCAGGCCACACACGAGGCCCCCGTGCCCAGCCCCAACGCCAGCGTGGCCAGCACCTCTGGTAGGGGCAGGAAGAGCCGCCACCTGGAGAAAAGGATGCTGATTCCTGGGGAGGAGCCGTAG
- the MAFK gene encoding transcription factor MafK isoform X2 produces MSVRELNQHLRGLTKEEVVRLKQRRRTLKNRGYAASCRIKRVTQKEELERQRVELQQEVEKLARENSSMKLELDALRSKYEALQTFARTVARGSMAPTKVATTSVITIVKSAEIATSVPFSAAS; encoded by the coding sequence ATGTCGGTGCGGGAGTTGAACCAGCACTTGCGGGGCCTCACCAAGGAGGAGGTGGTCCGCCTGAAGCAGCGGCGGCGCACTCTTAAGAACCGGGGCTACGCAGCCAGCTGCCGCATCAAGCGGGTGACGCAGAAGGAGGAGCTGGAGCGGCAGCGGGTGGAGCTGCAGCAGGAGGTGGAGAAGCTGGCGCGTGAGAACAGCAGCATGAAGCTGGAGCTGGATGCCCTGCGCTCCAAGTATGAGGCCCTGCAGACCTTCGCCCGCACCGTGGCCCGCGGGTCCATGGCACCCACAAAGGTGGCCACCACCAGCGTCATCACCATCGTCAAGTCTGCCGAGATTGCCACCTCTGTGCCGTTCTCAGCTGCTTCCTAG
- the TMEM184A gene encoding transmembrane protein 184A isoform X2 has protein sequence MRTIPQLMTNASGLLGTASALLVSATWPQPSPPPAMPPGPQMDHVGNGSQGTSRLFLTTTLARSISGIFVWTALVLTCHQIYLHLRSYTVPSEQRYIIRLLFIVPIYAFDSWLSLLLLGGHQHYVYFDSVRDCYEAFVIYSFLSLCFQYLGGESAIMAEIRGKPIQSSCFYSTCCLRGRSYSIGFLRFCKQATLQFCVVKPAMALVTIILQAFGKYHDGDFNIHSGYLYVTLIYNISVSLALYALFLFYFATRELLQPFEPILKFLTIKAIIFLSFWQGMLMAILERCGVIPEVQVIDGSKVGAGTLAAGYQNFIVCIEMLFASIALRYAFTCQVYSEKKENSPAPTGPMHSISSGLKETMSPQDIVQDAIHNFSPAYQHYTQQATHEAPVPSPNASVASTSGRGRKSRHLEKRMLIPGEEP, from the exons ATGAGAACCATACCCCAGCTG ATGACTAATGCCTCAGGGCTCCTGGGAACAGCCAGCGCCCTGCTGGTATCAGCAACCTGGCCTCAGCCTAGCCCCCCACCAGCCATGCCCCCTGGGCCACAGATGGACCACGTGGGGAACGGCTCTCAGGGCACCTCCCGGCTCTTCCTCACCACCACGCTGGCACGCAGCATCTCAGGCATCTTTGTGTGGACTGCCCTGGTGCTCACCTGCCACCAG ATCTACCTGCACCTGCGCTCCTACACCGTCCCCAGTGAGCAACGTTACATCATCCGCCTGCTCTTCATTGTGCCCATCTATGCCTTCGACTCCTGGCTCAGCCTCCTGCTCCTCGGGGGCCACCAGCACTACGTCTACTTTGACTCTGTGCGGGACTGCTATGAAG CCTTTGTCATTTACAGCttcctgagcctctgtttccagTACCTGGGGGGTGAGAGTGCCATCATGGCTGAAATCCGGGGAAAGCCCATACA GTCCAGCTGCTTCTACAGCACCTGCTGCCTGCGAGGCAGGTCCTACTCCATCGGCTTCCTACGCTTCTGCAAGCAG GCCACACTGCAGTTCTGCGTTGTGAAGCCCGCCATGGCCTTGGTCACCATCATCCTGCAGGCATTTGGCAAATACCACGATGGGGACTTCAA CATCCACAGCGGCTACCTGTACGTCACCCTCATCTACAACATCTCAGTCAGCCTGGCCCTCTATGCCCTGTTCCTTTTCTACTTTGCCACCAGGGAGCTCCTGCAGCCCTTTGAGCCCATCCTCAAGTTCCTCACCATCAAGGCCATCATCTTCCTCTCCTTCTGGCAGG GGATGCTGATGGCCATCCTGGAGAGGTGTGGGGTCATCCCCGAGGTCCAGGTCATCGATGGAAGCAAGGTGGGAGCTGGCACACTGGCCGCTGGCTACCAGAACTTCATCGTCTGCATTGAGATGCTCTTTGCCTCCATTGCCCTGCGCTATGCCTTCACCTGCCAGGTGTactcagagaagaaagagaactCCCCAG CCCCCACAGGCCCCATGCACAGCATCTCCAGCGGCCTCAAGGAAACCATGAGCCCCCAGGACATTGTGCAGGATGCCATCCACAACTTCTCACCTGCCTACCAGCACTACACGCAGCAGGCCACACACGAGGCCCCCGTGCCCAGCCCCAACGCCAGCGTGGCCAGCACCTCTGGTAGGGGCAGGAAGAGCCGCCACCTGGAGAAAAGGATGCTGATTCCTGGGGAGGAGCCGTAG
- the MAFK gene encoding transcription factor MafK isoform X1, translating to MTTNPKPNKALKVKKEAGENAPVLSDDELVSMSVRELNQHLRGLTKEEVVRLKQRRRTLKNRGYAASCRIKRVTQKEELERQRVELQQEVEKLARENSSMKLELDALRSKYEALQTFARTVARGSMAPTKVATTSVITIVKSAEIATSVPFSAAS from the exons ATGACGACTAACCCCAAGCCCAACAAGGCATTAAAG GTCAAGAAGGAGGCGGGCGAGAACGCCCCAGTGCTCAGCGACGATGAGCTGGTGTCCATGTCGGTGCGGGAGTTGAACCAGCACTTGCGGGGCCTCACCAAGGAGGAGGTGGTCCGCCTGAAGCAGCGGCGGCGCACTCTTAAGAACCGGGGCTACGCAGCCAGCTGCCGCATCAAGCGGGTGACGCAGAAGGAGGAGCTGGAGCGGCAGCGGGTGGAGCTGCAGCAGGAGGTGGAGAAGCTGGCGCGTGAGAACAGCAGCATGAAGCTGGAGCTGGATGCCCTGCGCTCCAAGTATGAGGCCCTGCAGACCTTCGCCCGCACCGTGGCCCGCGGGTCCATGGCACCCACAAAGGTGGCCACCACCAGCGTCATCACCATCGTCAAGTCTGCCGAGATTGCCACCTCTGTGCCGTTCTCAGCTGCTTCCTAG
- the PSMG3 gene encoding proteasome assembly chaperone 3 isoform X1 — translation MRRQRHRSSRSLARAPYPPPPAARPRGPLPRWTEPGGSPGRNPLPERFDPAWLCLRPPLRVRRDRGPTTTPPEKPEAPVRKARGRGQWVEPQRRPSTASPFPEHGTQRLRAGRPAGTRGPADCTSGGGSRASGQARIAPVRHFRLRPVPLKRPSHGRETLGDIKAEDCREPGDVCVSRSRKQSHPPCYGCEGQKHGGAEGLEGGDPGVPGVVTLELAVPAAQQGRMEAQAPPW, via the exons ATGAGGCGGCAGAGGCACCGGTCGAGCCGGTCCTTGGCAAGAGCCCCCTACCCGCCGCCCCCGGCTGCGCGTCCCCGGGGACCCCTGCCCCGCTGGACCGAGCCCGGGGGGAGTCCCGGAAGAAACCCGCTTCCCGAGCGCTTTGACCCCGCCTGGCTCTGCCTCCGCCCACCTCTGCGCGTCAGAAGGGATCGGGGGCCCACGACGACCCCTCCGGAGAAGCCTGAGGCCCCTGTCCGGAAAGCCCGGGGCCGAGGCCAGTGGGTGGAGCCGCAGCGTCGTCCCAGCACAGCGAGCCCTTTTCCGGAGCACGGAACCCAGCGGCTCAGGGCTGGACGCCCCGCAGGGACCCGAGGCCCCGCAGATTGCACTTCCGGTGGTGGCAGCCGGGCGAGCGGGCAGGCCCGCATAGCCCCCGTGCGTCACTTCCGGTTGCGGCCCG TGCCATTGAAGAGACCCAGCCATGGAAGGGAAACCCTTGGTGACATCAAAGCAGAAGACTGCCGAG AACCTGGTGACGTCTGTGTCTCAAGAAGCCGGAAACAAAGCCATCCTCCTTGCTATGGCTGTGAAGGACAGAAGCATGGAGGTGCTGAAGGCCTTGAAGGAGGTGATCCAGGCGTGCCAGGTGTGGTGACCTTAGAGTTAGCCGTACCTGCTGCTCAGCAGGGCCGTATGGAGGCTCAGGCACCCCCTTGGTGA